Proteins from a genomic interval of Siniperca chuatsi isolate FFG_IHB_CAS linkage group LG10, ASM2008510v1, whole genome shotgun sequence:
- the ccdc120a gene encoding LOW QUALITY PROTEIN: FERM domain-containing protein 4B (The sequence of the model RefSeq protein was modified relative to this genomic sequence to represent the inferred CDS: inserted 2 bases in 1 codon): MATGVNYWSSYEPNYKVSECVWGGEQESSSEEGGGGVTWETQAMEVKGQLISAPDPLTCPDRKQRERMAELQERRRSLQALLSARLAELRRICLQEAELTGAVPSDFPLEAGEKPPCVRRRGGTSRQGNRKCRAEEEDSQRLKPKKTLFSGALRKHSDSEHNTHTQTHTHHGKRTVHRGCHTDDTVRSESSSTSDSTGQDNDDGVSQCRPLLVSAGSPVEVFYQNKSRRNSLHNRTNHPETLQTHKPLPLPPSHPPPPPPAPRSLDSSSSGPSDPGAAGEGGVRVNAARHSNGSDGLLDHITIPEEEGGPQQGGLWVNGLPGSRGTNTAGATFRSSETLTDGRMRTRTNNGLIEGGGAGRGRGGGRGGGYSEVLLDYVWGKQQQLQRQQSQTNNRQPVTSHHQLVYSGYSSQQPPGAPPTYRGHPGDQRRVKVTRTKSCGPFLPVQQSQTDTHNLPLSAIQPDPHPHLLPPPTTAAPPPGRTTXEEANRSLHKALALEGLRDWYLRNTIGSTHQNQANGKINTGNAVNGGVKGLAGGGGALQGRRRTHGVIQQSTYQTETSHYHAAPHHKQMLPHSATFHGHPLHGRSMDSSLYHDSFPPEKQEVPLRDLTVDQPSPGTLV, from the exons ATGGCCACAGGAGTGAACTACTGGAGCTCTTATGAACCCAATTACAAG gtgagtgagtgtgtgtggggcggagaaCAGGAGTCGAGcagtgaggagggaggaggcggGGTCACATGGGAAACACAAGCcatggaggtcaaaggtcaactcaTCTCAGCACCTG accCTCTCACCTGTCCGGACAGGAAGCAGAGGGAGCGAATGGCAGAGCTGCAGGAGAGGAGGCGGAGCCTGCAGGCGCTGCTGAGCGCTCGACTGGCTGAGCTGAGACGCATCTGTCTGCAAGAAGCG GAACTGACAGGTGCGGTGCCCAGTGACTTCCCCCTAGAGGCGGGAGAAAAACCCCCCTGTGTCCGACGGAGAGGTGGGACGTCTCGCcaaggaaacaggaagtgtcgAGCAGAG gaGGAAGACTCTCAGCGTTTGAAGCCGAAGAAAACTTTATTCAGCGGAGCTCTGAGGAAACACAGCGACTCtgagcacaacacacacacacagacacacacacaccacggcAAGAGGACTGTACACAGAGGCTGCCACACAG acGACACGGTGAGGTCAGAGAGCAGCTCGACATCAGACTCCACAGGACAGGATAACG atgaCGGCGTGTCTCAGtgtcgccccctgctggtctCTGCTGGTTCTCCAGTAGAGGTTTTCTACCAGAACAAATCCAGGAGGAACTCACTGcacaacag GACCAACCATCCAGAGACTCTTCAGACCCACAAGCCCCTCCCCCTGCCTCCCTCccatcctccccctcctcctcctgcccctcGCTCTCtggactcctcctcctctggccCCTCTGATCCAGGAGCAGCGGGGGAGGGCGGGGTCAGGGTCAACGCAGCTCGTCACAGTAATGGCTCTGACGGCCTCCTGGACCACATCACCATCccggaggaggagggggggccGCAGCAGGGGGGATTGTGGGTAAACGGTCTGCCGGGGTCGAGAGGAACGAACACCGCCGGTGCAACGTTCAGGAGCTCCGAGACGCTGACAGATGGACGGATGAGGACGAGGACAAATAATGGACTCATCGAGGGGGGAGGGGCGgggcgaggaagaggaggaggaagaggaggggggtaCAGCGAGGTCCTGCTGGATTACGTGTGggggaaacagcagcagctgcagcgaCAGCAGTCCCAAACCAACAACAGGCAACCAGTCACATCACACCACCAGCTGGTCTACAGCGGCTACTCCTCCCAGCAGCCCCCAGGAGCCCCGCCCACCTACCGCGGTCACCCGGGCGACCAGCGGCGAGTCAAAGTGACCCGCACCAAATCCTGCGGCCCCTTCCTCCCGGTGCAGCAGAGCCAGACTGATACCCATAATCTTCCTCTGTCTGCCATCCAGCCagacccccacccccacctgctgcccccgccCACCAcagctgccccccccccaggaCGCACAAC GGAGGAGGCCAACAGGAGCCTCCACAAAGCCCTCGCCCTAGAAG gtctGAGGGACTGGTACCTGAGGAACACGATAGGCTCCACCCACCAAAACCAGGCCAACGGAAAGATCAACACAGGAAATGCGGTAAACGGGGGGGTCAAAGGTCTGGCTGGAGGGGGAGGAGCTCTGCAAGGCAGACGGAGGACTCACGGTGTCATCCAGCAGTCGACCTATCAGACGGAGACGAGTCATTATCACGCTGCACCGCATCACAAACAGATGCTGCCGCATTCAGCCACGTTCCACGGACACCCACTGCATGGCAG gTCTATGGATAGCTCTCTCTACCACGATTCCTTCCCTCCTGAGAAACAGGAAGTTCCTCTCAGAGACCTGACTGTGGATCAGCCGTCTCCTGGAACTCTGGTTTGA